The following is a genomic window from Nitrospira sp..
CCGCGCCCGCGCATCCGACCACCAGCCACTCGTGGCTGAGCGCCCATCGGAGCACCACCAGATAGTGCCGCTTAACCCAGGCCACGATCCACGTATCCCGCTCCTGGATATTCCCGTTGATCAGCAACGTGCAGAGCGCCGGCGCCAGGGTAAAGGCCATCAAGAGCGCGCCGGTCAGCGCCAAGCCATAGGTCATGGACATCGGCGCGAAAATCTTGCCCGGCACACCGGTCATAGTGAAGAGCGGCAAGAAAGCGACCACGATGATCGTCGTCGCAAAGAAGATGGGTCGGCCGACCTCACGCGCCGCCCGCATCACATGCATCGGCACCGTCAGTCCCTGCGAAGGCTTATGCGAGATGTGATAGAAAATGCTTTCCACCATAATAAGCGTCGAATCGACGATGATGCCGAAATCAATCGCGCCGAGCGAAATCAGATTCGCCGACTCCCCGCGCAGCACCATGACTCCGAAGGTAAAGAGCAGGGCGACCGGCACCGTCAACGCCACGATCACGGCGGTGCGCAAGTGCCCGATGAACACATAGAGAATCACAGAGACCAGCAGCACGCCGGCGATGAGAATATCGATGACCGTCTCAATGGTGGTGTGGATCAGGACGGTGCGATCGTAAAAGGTCTTCAGCTGCACGCCGCTGGGCAGCCGGCGCTCGTTCAGCTCCTGCATTTTTTTGTGGACCCGGTCGAGGACCGGCAGCGCCTTTTCTCCGCGTTGCAACAGCACAACGCCTTCCACCACATCGTTCCGTTCATCGATACCGACTTTGCCCAGCCGAACGCGATAGCCTTCGCTGGTCTGGCCAAGGTTGCGCACAAAGATCGGCGTGCCGTCCTTTTCGGTCACGACGGTGTCGGCGATGTCGTCGAGATCCCGCATCAGCCCCATGCCGCGCACGTTGAAGCTTTGCGCTCCCATCGTGAGGTAGTTGCCGCCCACGTCGGCATTATTTTGTTTGAGTCCTTGGATGACCTGATCCAGCGACACGTTAAATCCCAGCAGGGCGCCAGGATCTAAATCGACGTGATACTCCTTGGTCGTCCCGCCGTACGTGCTGACATCGATCACCCCCGGCACACGCTTGAATTCTCGCCGGATCTGCCAATCCTGAATCGTCTTCAGATCGGTCAGACTCTTGCCTGGCCCAATGACTTCATAGCGAAAGATTTCGGCGACGGCCGACCAGGGCGAGATCGCCGGCTGCACGTTCTGCGGCAGCGTGATCGTTTGCAGCCGGTTGAGCACTTCCTGGCGGTCGCGGAAATATTCCGTCCCGAAGTCGAAGTACACTTTCACGTCGCTCAATCCGAAGATGGAGAGCGAGCGGATGTCGGCCAACCCAGGCATGCCCTGGAGTGCGATCTCAATCGGCAGGGTGATCGCCCGTTCCATTTGTTCGGCCGACCATCCGCTGTATTGGGTAATCACTTCGATCATGGGCGGAGAGGGATCGGGATAGGCCACGACGTCCAGCACATGGAACGCGTAGAGCCCCCCGAACAGCAGGACGAGCCCGGCGACGCAGACAAACATCCGCTGTGTCAGCGCGAAGCCGATCACTTTATCGATCATGGATTCTGCTCCTTCTCCACCATGCTGTATCGGTGCCGGCGACAGCAGACTTAACGCGAGCGTCCGCCCGTCACAGGCCGATTAAGAAACGACGTGACTCTGAATCGTGGAAACCAACGAGGAGTTCAGATCCGAAACTGCGACACCTGGAGGTAGAGAGGAGAAACCGTCCGCTGTTCATGCGGCACAGATGAAACAGCCCAGCCTTGGGAAGGAGGACTCGCCGCCCGATCGCCGCGAGCCTCCGCCTCATGACGCAGTAGCGGCGACAAATCGTCGTCAAGCTCTTCGCTTTCAGACTCGACCCCGACACCTGCGACCGTGAGCGGTTGAAGCAATTCGTCGTGCAAGTCGCACAAATCGATGGCCGCGAACCCGCAGATGAGAATCCAGACGGCAATGATGAGATAGAGGCGATGGGAGCAGGCGAAGGAGGAAAGCATGGAGCGAACCACGAGTTCTCTATCTTGAATTCGAACTAACCTCTGCTGCCTGTGGAGCCGACGACCCGGATTGAACGGAGCAACCTGTCATCGGTTCGGCTCTGAAACCTGCCTCACCGATTCCTACAAAGGGGGCCAAGCCCCCTTGTACGATCCCCACGAAGGGGGCACACCCCCTTCGCATCCCCCACAGTCCGCCCGTTCAATACTCTGAATCCTGTGAATGGAGCCGACGACCCGGATTGAACGGGCGACCTGCTGTTTACGAAACAGCTGCTCTACCAACTGAGCTACGTCGGCGATCCAGACATGCGGCGAACGGTTCGGACATCCTGCATGCTGTCCCTCGAACCGGATGCAATGATAGCGGCGCACCTGGCGGCCTGTCAACGAGGAGCGTCGCTCCATCGACATTTATTGGCCTGGCCCGACTCCCGCCGTCGATGCGGCAGAAACCTCGCCTGGCCCGGACGCCTCTTTCTTCCCCGACGCCACCGGCTTGGGATTGTTCCCTTTCGCAAGGGGATGGATCCGAACCAGCGCCCCTTGGCCAGGGGCCGGCAGACAGACCGGCTGCTGGCTGCTCCCGATCTGCTCACTCGTCATGCGGGCAACTTCTCCTCGGGCAAACGCGCAGAGCTCTCCCGCCGTCACGATCCCATCGCGATCGAGATCGGCCGGTCCTTGCAGACCTCGAAGAAGCTGATAGGTGAAGAGCCCGTGGCGGCCTGCTTCAAAGGCCTGAGCTTCTTGCAGCCCGTTATTTCCGATCATCCACATCATCGTGGCGTTCGCGCCCGTGGCGCCGGTCTCCCACATCGGAGCCGCTCCGGCCGCCGGATCGGCTCCAGCCATATGTTCCAATGAAACATCGAACATGAGAATAGTCCGTTGAATTGGCAGCCGCGCCAGCGATTCTTGCAATCGGCGGAGAGAATACACGCGGCCCATAGACGCGGTCGTGCCATCGTACGGCACCAGCGAAACCGCGCCGGTCACGCCATCGACCAGCGCCCGCCCGGCAACGTACACGTACACGACAGTATTGGCATCGACACGCTTCGGCAGCCATTCTTCGAACGTCTCGGCAAAATCCTGCTTGAGCCCATGTCCGTCGGTCAGCACGCGCACACGGTCGGCGGGCAGCCCCGCGAGAGATTGCAGGGAGGCGCCCATGATCTCGGCATCCCGCGCCGCAAATTTCACCACCGGCACCAGCGGATCCCGATACCGGCCCACGCCGATCGCCACGACGACCGCTTTCGGTTGCTTGAGCGCCGCCGTTGCTTTCGGAAGCTGATCGACGTCGGCTACCGGCTGAGGCTCATCCGCCGCACTAGGCTTGACGAGGACGGTGAATTTCTTAACCGGCGGGACCTGCGCCAAGGGCGACGAGGCTCGCAGGCCGAACAACAATTCTCCGCGCAACGATTCTTTCGCGCCGGTCATCGGCTTGGTCACGGTGACGCGCTTGATTTCTCCAGGCGGCACATCTCCGATCACGATCGTCGGAGGAAGTTGCGCTGTCAATGCTCCCGTCCCCCCGACGATAACCTCCACGCCTCGCGCTTCAGTCAGGCCTTCGTTCTTCACTTCAAGCTCGACCGTGAGGAGCTCATCGGACTGGATCATGTGATCGCGGTTTTCATCGCGCAGGATCGCCCGGAAGGTCAACTCCGGGGAAGATCCGCTAGGTTGAGGATCCGCCGAAGCGGACACCGGCGGCGCTTGGGGCGCCGTATCAACCGGCCTTTCAGACATTCTTGCCGGAGCCTCAGCCACACTTGTCGGCAGCGGGGATGACGCAACCGCCACCCCTTCTATATTCGGTCTATTTCGTCGCGTGGCTTCGGCATAGTCGCGAATCTTGCTCGACTCGCTGGCTTGCAGGGCAAGACCCTGCGCAACAACATCCGCAGCGGCCTTCACCACCGCATCAAGGCCGGTGACATCGCACGACGACTCCTGCACCTCCACGGCACCGGTCTCGACGCTCTTGATCTTCTTCGTCCACAGCTTGCTTCCATCCTCCGTCGTATACGCCGCTTCCAGCCCGATTCTGACGGTCACGGGATAGACCTTGGCCTTGGCCGTACGAGGTGAAATTTCCAGCTCAATCTGTTTTAGATTGGATGCCACGTCTATCACGCCATCCGACGTGACAGCGGGATCCACAGTAATTCGTTGAAATACCTGCCCCAGTTTCTGTTTGAGCGCGGCCGCGATCGGCTCACCGAGAGGCACGACAGCCTGGTCCCCGCAGGCATTATTGTACGAAAGCGTCATGGCAGCTGAATTGGAAAGACGCAACAGAGGCGCGAGGGGAATCGGCCTGTCTTTCTTTGCTGCATCGCCCCGTGCAGTCCAGGCACAGCCTGTCCAGGTGACCAGTAGTAGGCCCGCAAAGAGAAGCCTGGCTGGACCGCAGAAGGCAGAAGGCTGAAGTCGTCGTGGCATCATCGTTTTATACAGATACACAGAGGCGATCACAACTCAGGCGGTAAATTGACAGCTATTTCGTCCTGGGCTAAGGTCCCGCTCATGTCCGAGCGTCCGCCAGAAGTTTCTCCAGGCCCCGCGCCCGTTCCATGGAAAGCCGGGCTGCGACTCATCCGATTTTACAATCAAACCGGCACCGCACTTCTCTTGCTGCCAATCTGCTGGACGCTCGCCCTGACTGAGCGTGGCTACCCATCGCTGCGCCTGCTCGCAATTTTTGCTGCCGGCTCATTTCTAATGCGCAGCGCCGGTGTGGTGCTGAACGATCTCGCCGATCAATCGTTCGACCGCCGGGTCGCCAGAACAAAAACCCGTCCGTTGGCCTCAGGGGAGCTGACGAGACGACAGGCCGTCGTTATCCTCGCAATACTTCTCGTTCCAGCGGCCGGCCTTTTGTGGCTGCTCAATCCATTGACACAGTGGCTCTCACCGATCGCACTGGCCTTGGCTGCACTCTATCCATTTTCCAAACGCGTGCTGCACGTTCCCCAGGCGATGCTCGGGCTGGCATTCGGTTGGGGAACGATTATGGCCTGGACCGCCGCCAGAGGAACGCTCGACCAAACCGCCTGGACCATCTTTGCCGCCACGATCGTCTGGGCCATTGCCTACGACACGATTTATGCCGTTCAAGATATGGAGGACGACCGGCGGATCGGCGTGAAATCCTCCGCGCTGCTTTTTGGCTCATCCATCTGGCTTGCGGTCGGTTTGACACTGGGCGTGATGCTGATGCTGCTAATTGCAGCGGGCCTCCAGACTGGAATCGGCTGGCCCTACTTTCTGATGCTGGGCGCTGTGAGTGTATTTTTTGCGGCGCAGGCCAGAACCCTGCGCGGGGCGATAACCCCGTCGCAGGCATTCCGAATGTTTCAGGATCACGTGTGGGTCGGACTGGCGATCTTCGCTGGCACGATCGCCGGATTTCTCGTCTGACCGTTCGATCAGTTCGCCGGCTTGTCCGCCGCCGGCTCATCCGCCTTCGGTGCGCGCAAGGTGGTCAAATACATGCTGACGGCCTTGGCATCGACATCGCTCAGCCCCAACGCCGGCATCCTGGTCTCCGGCTTCATCGACTGCGGGTTCTTAAGCCATCGGTAGACCCAGGTCGCATTCAAACGGAACCCGGCGCGGTCCAATGCTGGGCCGACCTTGCCGCCCTCTCCGGCCAAACTGTGGCAGCCGTTGCAACCATACTTATTTTGATAGAGCCGCTTGCCCAACTCTATCTGCTGCGCGGCTTGCTCGGGCGTCATCGTCATGTCGGGTCGGGCGATGTTGAGTCCTTTGCCTGGCCGCGTGCCGAAATTGTTCAGCAGGACCTGTGCGGCATCGAACGCCTTCTTCGCGGCAACCATCGCGGCCTGCTCTTTGGCATAGGACTCTTCATCGACTTCGACGTCTTTCTTGAGCGCTTCGCTCTTTTTCTCGGCTTCCTCGCTGGCTTTCTTCTCGGCCGCTTCGTAGACTTGCTTGGACTGATCGAAACTGTCCTGCGCGGTTTTAAGCGAGTCGGCCAGTTCTTTCTTGCGCTCTTCGACTTTATACTCCAGCTTCATGCCATGCAGGGTGCGCACATAGCCGACAATCGCCCAGACTTCATCTTCCGACAGCGTGTACTTGAACGTGGGCATCGTCGGAACGGCAAAGTCGTCGTCGCCGATCTTATCTCCGCCAGGGCTGGTGTCCTTCATGTCGCGGGAGATCGTATTGAAAATATCCTCGTCCTTGAAGGTGCTCATCTCGGACTTATTCGAAAGATCCTTGGGCTTCGGATCCGGCATGGAGGACCAGTTGAATCCCTCATTCTGCCGGCCGCTCTCTCCATGACAGTGCATGCAGTAGTGGGCGTACAGCTCCTGGCCTTTTTTCTGCTGCTCGTTCGCGCAACCGCCCGCGGTCATGGCCCAGATTCCAATCAGGCCGGCGACCGCGCCTATGACTTGTAGCCTTGCCGCCTTCATGCTGCCTGTCCTTTCTTCAATTTTCTGATCAGGACAAACTGGAATCCCAATGCCAGCGCCGTCGCAAAGGCCGCATAGTAATACCCGGAGTAATCGGGCGGCGCTTCCGCGCGGAAGTACCACCAGGAAGACACAGCCTTCTGCGAGCCCTTCTCGACCAGATCGCCCGACCCATCTTTCCGCCCATCCCAGACTGCGAAGGCGATGTTGATGAATCCGCCCGGAATAAGTTGCGTATCTTCGTCGGCATGCTCGGTCGCCAAGGGTCTGGTGAAGACCACTTTCCAGGTGCCGTTCGAGAACGCCCCGGTGGCCTTGACGTCTTGGTGCGTCTGGATTTTCAGAGTGCCGAATCCCTGGGCGTTCATATCGACGCCCTTTTTATCCTTGTTTTTCCAATACCAAATATTGACGGGACCGCCCTCGACCTGCATCATCGGCTGGCCGTGCGCGAAGTGGGCCTTTTTATCGCCGACCATGAACTCGATAGCGGCGGCGTCATCCGGGTCTTCCGTCGGATCGGCGTATTCCAGCAAAACGGCGACTTGCGTGCCATCGTGCAGCGCGCGCACGGAGAGATCCTTGACGGTGGTTTCCAAGATGCGATTCGGCCAGTGCACCTGCGGGGACATCGGGAATTTCGCCGGTTTGGCCGTACTCCAGATAGCCGCAGAAGGATCGTCAACGGGAAGCGTTCCCTTGACCAGCGGAGCGCTCACGGACACGCTCGCGCCTTCCTGCGCCAAACAGGGAGCCGCTCCGGACAGAATGAGAGCTGTCACTGCGACCGCTCCGACTCCGCTCACCCATTGTCTGACCTGATTCGCCGGTTTCATACGGGCCTCGTATTCGATTCACAGAAGGACAACGACCAACGGTCGCGTCGCATTATTCCCACGTTCTCGGTGATTGATGGGCGCCATCGTACTCGCCCATGATGATCTTCCAGATCCACTCGTCCGGCAGCTCCACTTCCCATCGCGGCATGGCGGACTTCCACGGCATGCCTTCGATCGGAAGCCCGACGCCGCCTTTCTTGATCCTCCAAAACAGATAGCTCTCCTGAAGCATGGCAATGGTCGTCGGATCTGAAAAATTCGCCGGCGGAGGATTGAACCCGCGCGCGGCTGGACCTTTTCCGTCGAAATTTCCACCATGGCAGGGCGAACAGAACGCGGCGTAGAAGCCCTTTCCCTGCATGATGTTTTCCGGTGTCTTGGAAACTGGATTAGACAAGCCCGTATACTCCCCAGGAGGCGCCGGGTGAATAGTTCGATTCTCGGCCGGCGGCGCGTCGCTCACAGCGGTGCTGCCAAACGTCTGCCACCCAACGAGCAACGGAAACAGAATGAGAAGCGCGTAGCGAGCCGTCGACAGCACGCCCAAATTCTCACCCGTCATGAACCGTTGAATCGGCCCCCAAAAAGCATCCTTGGATTCGCTGCTCATCGTATAGAAAATCACGATGCCGGCCGTGACCAGCATGAGATAAAGAAAAATCAAGCTGGCCGGCAGCGGGGCCGATCCTGGAATATTGGGCACCACGAACTTCAGAAACAAATACATGGCAACCAGTAGAATTGCCGGTTTTGTTAACATTCCCATCGAAGCCTCCTCACTGTGCCTGTGCCACGGCGACGGGTGCCGCTTCCGCAGTCTTGACCGGCGCAGCCGGCGCCTTCCCAGGCATTTCGAGTTCAGACGGATTGACCGAAATCGGTTCTCCGCTCATCTGCTGCAAAAACGCGATGATCGACAGAATTTCGTTCTTGGACAACCCGATTGGATCCTTATTGATGTACGGCATGCGCGCGGGATATTCCTTCGGAATGCCTTCGTGACGATAATCGAGATAGATATACGCCTGTGGCTGCGTCAGGCTTTCAAAGATGAATTCACGGCTCAGCTTGGCGCCGATGCCCTTGAGGTCAGGACAACGAGCCGATTCGCTCGGGCCGATGGAATGACATAAGGCGCACTGGCCCTTGCTGAAGAAAACCTTCTGGCCGATCGACGCCATGTCAGCCGGGGTCTTGATGCTGGCGATGTCAATGCTCTCTTCGGCCGGCGGCAACGACGCCATTTGCGGAACGGCCAGCGCAACCAGGGAAAAGAGGCCAAGGACGATGAACACAAACCCGATCACCCGCAAAAATTGCGAGCGGATAAAGAGCAGGATGAGAATCCCCGATCCGACGACCGACAGGCCGATTAACTGTAATTTGACGACTTCACTCATAGGACTCCTCTGAGCAAGACGATCCGGTTAGATCTGCTTGTCCAATGTTTGAGATCCTCCTGCCATGGCCGGCAACGCTCCATGGCTGTCGGCGCCTTTTTCCTTGCTCCCATGCGCATTCTTGCCTTTATCGCCCATGGTGGCCACCCAGAAGATGAACGCCACGATCATACAGAAGAAGAATGTGTTGGCCGCCATGAGGACCGCCGCGTAGCCTAACGCGGGAGAGAAGGCGTATTGCGACGAATCGCGCATGACGCCATAGACATGCCAATGCACACGCGATGAGGACCTGGCATACCCCATCAAGGTCATCAGCAGAATGACCATCACTGCGTTCAAGACGAGCGCGTAACCAGCTCGCGGCGGCATGCGGCCCCAGACCATTTCCGTGGTGGTCTTGGCGCTCTTGAGAATCGCCGACGTCAATAGCGTGAAGGTCACCAACACGAAGAGCACGATGCCGACCTGCGAGGTCGAGAAGTAGTTGATGCGGATGATCGCCGGCACAAAGTACCCGTAGACGCCGAGCGCGATCACGGCAAGGCCGGCAATGACGAGCAGCGCGTTCATGATGGCTTTCGCGACGCGCGCCCATCCGACCGTAGCCTGCTTCCCGGCTTGCCAATACATCAGAAAGCTCATGAAGGTGACGAGCACCATCAGATTCGACACCGTCATCTTCGCCGACATGACGCCGAAGACACCCAGCAGCGGATGGTGCGTGCCGCCCATCTTTTGAGCTTCTTCGAGGCTGGCAACCAGGGAGTGCGGCGTCATCCACACGCCAAGACACAGCAGGAGAATCACCAACATCGTCAGGATCGGCCGCTTATACTGCGCCTCCGATCCTGGGATGCGATGGGTAATGCCCATCCAGAAATAGTAGTTCGAACCAAGAAAGAGCACGCCGATGAGCATGGCCTGCAGAATAAACAGCCAGGACAGGAATCCGCCCATCAGGGTGATGCCCATCTGCTGGTTGTACTGATAGATCTCGCGCATCAGCCAGTACCCGGCAAAAGGCAGCGGCAGCAGACCGAACACACCGATGAAGTTCCCGACGTAGCCCATCCAGTCGTAGTGCTCCCGCTCTTCGGGAGTCCTGGCGGAAAGGTAGCGAATGCCGGCGTAGGCACCGCAAATATACCCGCCTAGCACCACGTTGGCGATCAGACGATGAATATTGACCGGCCACCAAGTCGGGTTCCAGGTCGCCGCCCAGGCTCGGGCGAGATCGGATCCTTCTGCAATGACCACCGGACTGGCCTGGAAGGTGGCCCAGGAGTTCGGGATAATCATGATGAAAAACGCGAAGAAGTTGAGCATGAATCCGAGGAACAGATGGAACACTTTCGACCCGCCCTCGGACATCGCGTCCCACCCGTACCAGTACATATAGAGGGTTGCGGTTTCGAGCAGGAAGAGCGCGCAATACACCATGAACGATGGGAAGAAAATATCGCTCAAGTACGCCATCAGTTTTGGATAGGCGCCGATGAGGATGAACAACAAAATACCGCCGAACAGAGCGGTCGTCGAATAGGCGGAACTCAAGAGCTTCGTGAATTCCTTCGCCAGCTTGTCGTACCGCTTTTCACCGGTCTTCCAAGCGACGACTTCGCAAAGCCAGGCGAAAATCGGCACGCCCAGCACAAAGCCGGCGAGCAAGAGATGCAACTGCGCAATCACCCACACCAGGTTTCGACTTCCGACCACCGGGACGTCCCGATAGGCGACCGCCGAGGTATAGCCGGTATCCGCCGCCATTCCGAGCACCGGAGCGGCAAGCGCTCCCAATGCCGCAACGAAGGCCGCCACCGCAGCGGGCGATTCGGCTATCAGCCGAATAAGCCGTTGAATCATTCCAGGCCGTTCCATCATGGATATCACCTCTCCGTCGCCCAGTCTTAGGGTGTTGCTGGAGCCTTCGCCGGTGCCTTGACATCGGCAGGCTTCGCCTTGCCGGCCTTCCCCTTGTCTTTTTCTTTTTCCGCTTCTTCTTCAGCCTTCTGCTTTTCTATCGCCTCTACCTGCGCGGTGAGCTGAGCCACCTGCTTTTCAGCTTTATTCAGTGTATCCACAGGCTTGTAGAGCGGAGCGGCTTTGGCTTCAGGCGGCTTGCAGCATTCATGCGGATGCGGCGTGCTGACCGGAAGACCGGACCAAAACAACATAGAAAGGACCGCTCCTACGAGCGTGGTGGCCGTCAACATCAATCCTTGGTCGGCCGGCACGCGCATCAAATCCCATCGCGTCACCAGCGCTTGATACGTCCCAGAGGCAGGCGCGGCGCCTTGAGTTGCACGTCGAATCACACGTCCAACCAGGGACACGCCCAGCAGCATCATCGCAATCAGCACGCCACTGGAAATGCTTCCCCATATCGTCAGTTCGATCCCGATCTTTTCCGCAACCGGAACGTGTTTGAGCATCTCCATCTCGAACAGACTATGCGAGAAGTCGATGGACGTTTGCGTGGCGAAGCTCACCACCATCCACAAAATCGGCATGAAAATAGCGCCCGCGATCGCGGTTTTCATCCAGACCGACAATCCCAAGCCATCCGGCGGTTCGAGCCGAAGCTTTTCGAGAAACAATGTTCTCGTTACAACCCCGGTCGCCCAAATATCGATGGGAATGCAGATCAAAAACAACAGCGCGATCCCGGCCCCTTCACCGAGATGCGGCTCCGCGACCATGGCGAGAATCGGCATGGCAAACACGGTCACCGGACTAGCAAGATACATGAGAAACGCCAGGCCGATACGGGTCTCAAAATGAATAAGGCCTAGCGCCAGGAACAGAAGGCAAATGCCAACCTTGATTGGGAACCCGGTCCAACAAATGGACCAAAGTGCGTTCAATCCAAGCTTGACGGGGGACGGCATTTCTCGCTCGGTCATAGTTTCACCTGGAACGCGGTTCACGTCGCCTCGCTCAACTAGTCCAAAAATTCCCGGTTGATAATGGCAGCCACGGTAAACAGCAGGATCATCGCCATCACGACGATCCAACCGATCAATGCGATGGGACGTTTGAAAATATTGCGCTCAGGATCTTTATCGATAAACGGGAGCGCCGCCATGAGGGCCATGAATGCGCCAGGCAAAGCAATCGCGCCGAGAAACTGTCCGAACTCCCCGCCGAACATCTTGAGCCGCAGCAATTGAAACAGGAAGAGGAAGTACCACTCCGGTTCAGGGTGATAATCGCCTGGATCGGGCGTGGCTTCTTCAAGCAAGACTACAGGCTCCCAGAAGGCCAGCGCGCAGATCGTGAAAAACACGGCGATCATCCCGACGATATCCTTCCAGATCTGACGCGGGAAAAAGTAATCGGTCTTCGCCTTGATCTCTTCAGGTGTGCCGCGGAACGGACCGGCTGGACCGGCAGCTCTGAACAGGAAAATGTGCAAGCCCGCCAAACCCATCAATGCGGCCGGCAGAACCATGACGTGGATCACAAAGAATCGGCTCAGAGTCATCTGTCCTGGAATGGCCCCTCCCTTGAGGAACCGCGCCATGAAGTCTCCGACCAGAGGCGTCTTGTCCATGATCTCGACACCAACCGTGGTTGCCCAATAGGCTCGCTGATCCCACGGGAGCAAATAGCCGGTAAACCCGAATCCCATGACGATCCCGAATAGGGCCAGGCCGACCAGCCAAATCAATTCACGTGGACTTTTGTAGGCGCCCCAGAGAAAGACCTGCGACATGTGCGCGAACACGCACACGACCATCGCGGTAGAACCCCAGAAGTGATAGCTGAGAAGGAACCACCCGTAGTCGACTTCATGAATGATGTATTGCGTGCTGGCAAACGCATGATCGGCGGTCGGCACGTAATAGAACATCAACAAAATACCGGTGACGGCCTGCATAATGAAGATGAATAGCAAGATGGAGCCGAAGACATACGCCCAACGCGAGCCTCCTGGAACCGGCTCATTGAGCATCTTCGCTTGAAGCGTCTTAAGGCCGACTCGCTCATCGACAAAGGCAAGGACCTTTTCGAGTGCGGTAAGCTCAGTGGAAGAAGACGGTGTCTGTTGCATAATGATCAGATGATCCGGATTTGAGTTTTAGTACCGGCCTTGAATTCCATATCGATAATTTCAACCTCGCCCGTCGCAGACACCTTAATGGGAAGCGCATCGAGCGCGCGAGGCGCCGGCCCATCAAGCACTTTCCCCGCCGCGTCGTAGATGCTCAAATGACAGGGACAGAGAAACACTTGCCCCAGGACTTTATGCTGGCGCCATTTGTAGCCGCAGCCAAGGTGCGGGCATTTCCCAGAAAAGGCCACGTACGGAAAATCCTTTTTGTTCGTCCAGACGGTCTTGCCTGCGGCGTCCTTAAACTCCATGTCCTTGCCTTGATAGACCTTCTCCATGACAGTCGGCGTGACTTTCAGCACCCAGACATTTTTCTCGATTTCCGATTCCGGCATGTACGCTTCTTTGACTTTGCGCTTGTACTTAAACTGGAAGCCAATATCGTCCTGCTTGATCTTGCTGACATTGCCGATCTTGAGCCAGCCGTTGTCGAACGGAGAGTACATGGGCTTCATGAGATAGCGCAAAACTGGATACGCGATCGGGAGGCCGATCAGGAATCCGATCACATGCGTAAAATTCATGAAGAATGTACGGCGCTTGACACTCTTCTCGAGCTCGGGGAATGGAACCAGCACTTCACCGGGCGTGACGTGAATGCGATCTTCCAGATGCGCAATCTCGACTTCGTGCGTCGTCACATAGTCGTCACGCTTGAATGGCGGCAATTCGAGAATGTCGCCGGCCGCCGCGCGCAACTCGACAAGATCATCGGCAACAGACTGGACGAACGTCATGGCGACCTGGCGCTCTCCGCTGCCATTCATCGACACGACGATATGGCTGATTTCATGCGAGAGAGGATCGACAATGACCTTCGAGACTTCCCCGATTTCGCGATCCGTCGCGCGGACTCTTGATTTAAGTTTCGGCTGCATCATTACTTCATCTTGATGGGTTTCGGTGTATTGACTGACGCATTCTTAAACGTCGCGAGCCAGGCGGCCAAGGCCTGCACATCCTTGAGCTCCATCAGATCTTTATATTTATCCGGCATCTTGCCCTTGTCGTACT
Proteins encoded in this region:
- a CDS encoding conserved membrane protein of unknown function (Evidence 4 : Unknown function but conserved in other organisms; MaGe:77309145) gives rise to the protein MMERPGMIQRLIRLIAESPAAVAAFVAALGALAAPVLGMAADTGYTSAVAYRDVPVVGSRNLVWVIAQLHLLLAGFVLGVPIFAWLCEVVAWKTGEKRYDKLAKEFTKLLSSAYSTTALFGGILLFILIGAYPKLMAYLSDIFFPSFMVYCALFLLETATLYMYWYGWDAMSEGGSKVFHLFLGFMLNFFAFFIMIIPNSWATFQASPVVIAEGSDLARAWAATWNPTWWPVNIHRLIANVVLGGYICGAYAGIRYLSARTPEEREHYDWMGYVGNFIGVFGLLPLPFAGYWLMREIYQYNQQMGITLMGGFLSWLFILQAMLIGVLFLGSNYYFWMGITHRIPGSEAQYKRPILTMLVILLLCLGVWMTPHSLVASLEEAQKMGGTHHPLLGVFGVMSAKMTVSNLMVLVTFMSFLMYWQAGKQATVGWARVAKAIMNALLVIAGLAVIALGVYGYFVPAIIRINYFSTSQVGIVLFVLVTFTLLTSAILKSAKTTTEMVWGRMPPRAGYALVLNAVMVILLMTLMGYARSSSRVHWHVYGVMRDSSQYAFSPALGYAAVLMAANTFFFCMIVAFIFWVATMGDKGKNAHGSKEKGADSHGALPAMAGGSQTLDKQI
- a CDS encoding Ubiquinol--cytochrome c reductase, cytochrome B subunit (MaGe:77309147); translation: MQQTPSSSTELTALEKVLAFVDERVGLKTLQAKMLNEPVPGGSRWAYVFGSILLFIFIMQAVTGILLMFYYVPTADHAFASTQYIIHEVDYGWFLLSYHFWGSTAMVVCVFAHMSQVFLWGAYKSPRELIWLVGLALFGIVMGFGFTGYLLPWDQRAYWATTVGVEIMDKTPLVGDFMARFLKGGAIPGQMTLSRFFVIHVMVLPAALMGLAGLHIFLFRAAGPAGPFRGTPEEIKAKTDYFFPRQIWKDIVGMIAVFFTICALAFWEPVVLLEEATPDPGDYHPEPEWYFLFLFQLLRLKMFGGEFGQFLGAIALPGAFMALMAALPFIDKDPERNIFKRPIALIGWIVVMAMILLFTVAAIINREFLD
- a CDS encoding conserved membrane protein of unknown function (Evidence 4 : Unknown function but conserved in other organisms; MaGe:77309146), which encodes MTEREMPSPVKLGLNALWSICWTGFPIKVGICLLFLALGLIHFETRIGLAFLMYLASPVTVFAMPILAMVAEPHLGEGAGIALLFLICIPIDIWATGVVTRTLFLEKLRLEPPDGLGLSVWMKTAIAGAIFMPILWMVVSFATQTSIDFSHSLFEMEMLKHVPVAEKIGIELTIWGSISSGVLIAMMLLGVSLVGRVIRRATQGAAPASGTYQALVTRWDLMRVPADQGLMLTATTLVGAVLSMLFWSGLPVSTPHPHECCKPPEAKAAPLYKPVDTLNKAEKQVAQLTAQVEAIEKQKAEEEAEKEKDKGKAGKAKPADVKAPAKAPATP
- a CDS encoding Putative Quinol-cytochrome c reductase, iron-sulfur subunit (Evidence 3 : Putative function from multiple computational evidences modulated with PRC-barrel (Modular protein); MaGe:77309148) gives rise to the protein MMQPKLKSRVRATDREIGEVSKVIVDPLSHEISHIVVSMNGSGERQVAMTFVQSVADDLVELRAAAGDILELPPFKRDDYVTTHEVEIAHLEDRIHVTPGEVLVPFPELEKSVKRRTFFMNFTHVIGFLIGLPIAYPVLRYLMKPMYSPFDNGWLKIGNVSKIKQDDIGFQFKYKRKVKEAYMPESEIEKNVWVLKVTPTVMEKVYQGKDMEFKDAAGKTVWTNKKDFPYVAFSGKCPHLGCGYKWRQHKVLGQVFLCPCHLSIYDAAGKVLDGPAPRALDALPIKVSATGEVEIIDMEFKAGTKTQIRII